In Actinomyces sp. zg-332, the following proteins share a genomic window:
- a CDS encoding carbohydrate ABC transporter permease codes for MSTVTKKKTEERFSIGRTIRYVLLLLSVIFIFIPVYVLIVTSFKNGAEANPLHAWYLPESWVLDNWELAWKQLSAPILRTLQMVIPAALISSMLGSINGFVLSRWRFPYANLVFTLLLFGMFIPYQAVMVPLMKLVLGLNLPTGVPTLILIHVVYGIPITTLIFRNYYESVPNELIEAARVDGAGMLRTYWSVVLPISIPSFVVVIIWQFTSAWNDFLFALFFSTPVNGPVTLALNNLANGSILSNYGASMSGALLASLPTLIVYILLGKYFVGGLMSGSVKG; via the coding sequence ATGAGTACTGTAACTAAGAAAAAAACTGAAGAAAGATTTAGCATAGGACGTACAATACGTTACGTACTATTACTGTTGTCTGTTATTTTCATTTTTATACCAGTTTATGTTTTGATTGTTACTTCTTTCAAAAACGGTGCAGAAGCTAATCCATTACATGCATGGTATTTACCTGAATCATGGGTATTGGATAACTGGGAACTCGCATGGAAACAACTATCAGCTCCTATACTACGTACATTGCAGATGGTTATTCCAGCAGCACTAATTTCATCTATGCTTGGTTCAATCAATGGTTTCGTTTTGTCACGTTGGCGTTTCCCATACGCTAACTTAGTATTTACTTTATTGCTATTCGGTATGTTTATCCCATATCAGGCAGTAATGGTGCCATTGATGAAACTAGTTTTAGGTTTGAATTTGCCAACTGGTGTCCCAACTTTGATTTTGATTCACGTGGTTTACGGTATTCCAATTACTACTTTGATTTTCCGTAATTACTATGAATCTGTTCCAAATGAATTGATTGAGGCTGCTAGGGTAGACGGTGCTGGTATGCTACGTACATACTGGTCAGTTGTTTTACCTATCTCTATTCCATCTTTTGTGGTTGTTATAATATGGCAGTTTACATCAGCATGGAATGACTTCTTATTTGCTTTGTTCTTCTCAACGCCAGTAAATGGTCCTGTAACCTTGGCATTGAATAACTTAGCTAATGGTTCTATTCTAAGTAACTATGGTGCTTCTATGTCAGGTGCTTTACTAGCTTCACTACCAACACTAATTGTTTATATCTTATTAGGTAAATACTTTGTTGGTGGGCTTATGTCTGGCTCTGTCAAAGGATAG